A genomic stretch from Oenanthe melanoleuca isolate GR-GAL-2019-014 unplaced genomic scaffold, OMel1.0 S340, whole genome shotgun sequence includes:
- the LOC130266921 gene encoding uncharacterized protein LOC130266921: protein MLNEMTWREEFSSSNSFWDTERGGCENRSTVWCGLLSALHGFQHFEPAKSFFLELYEAAVPATSSGSSQSLTLTGFCPSCCALCSPCTQWLLPRNWHRSRAPAPPSSALGAAWAQQPFPSGSSTWTGSPHLCSLHSSRSPGLPSRVPAGTGGSQVPQAAVTPLHTGGKSGRGCAESQVHVAAAAVGVICPALPQSQGSDPGTAAAPSGSATVWVLLSVPAEAVAGAVGADSAPSPRARGVPGQGLGGSCPLFSLCSTQSWAGHKWGSTANREPVSLFQPCLLSLALGAAGGQRQLLLVPLCVPVFSSAAPSVCAQQWGKASALQGQELLGSA, encoded by the coding sequence aTGCTGAATGAGATGACTTGGAGAGAAGAATTCAGTTCATCCAATTCCttctgggacactgagaggggAGGCTGTGAAAACAGGAGCACTGTTTGGTGTGgcctcctctctgcccttcaCGGCTTTCAGCACTTTGAACCAGCCAAGAGCTTTTTCCTAGAGCTCTatgaagcagctgttcctgctaccagctctggctcttcccagtctCTGACCTTGACTGGTTTTTGTCCCtcttgctgtgccctctgttccCCCTGCACTCAGTGGCTGCTTCCCAGGAACTGGCACAGAtcaagggctccagcccctccttcctctgcccttggagctgcctgggcacagcagccttttccatctggaagcTCCACATGGACAGGGAGTCCCCAcctctgttccctgcacagctccaggagcccagggctgccatctcgagtccctgctggcactgggggctcccaggtgccccaggctgctgtgacaccactgcacacgggagggaagagtggcaggggctgtgctgaaagtcaggtccatgtggctgctgctgctgtgggggtcatttgtccagccctgccccagagtcagggatcagatccaggcactgctgctgctccttcgGGATCAGCCACAGTTTGGgtgttgctgtcagtgccagcagaagcagtggctggagcagtgggtgctgacagtgccccaagccccagggccagaggggtccctgggcaggggctgggagggagctgtcccttgttctccctctgctccacacagagctgggctgggcacaagtggggcagcacagcaaacagggaGCCTGTgagtctcttccagccctgcctgctcagtttggcccttggagctgcaggtgggcaaaggcagctgctcctggtccctctgtgtgtccccgtgttcagcagtgctgctccatcagtctgtgcccagcaatggggaaaagcctcagccctgcagggccaggagctgctgggctctgcctga
- the LOC130266920 gene encoding olfactory receptor 14J1-like: MSNSSSISHFLLLPLADTRQLQLLHFCLFLGISLAALLGNGLIISAVACGHHLHTPMFFFLLNLALTDLGCICTTVPKAMHNSLWDTRNISYKGCVIQLFFFLFFISSELSLLTIMCYDRYVSICKPLHYGTLLGSRACAHMAAAAWASGFFYSLLHTANTFSLPLCHGNALGQFFCEIPQILKLSCLDSYLRELGLIAVSVCLVFGCFVFIVFSYVQIFRAVLRIPSEQGRHKSFSTCLPHLAVVSLFISTVFFAYLKPPSMSSPSLDLSLSVLYSVVPPTLNPLIYSLRNQELKDGLRKIIMNIFRKE, translated from the coding sequence atgtccaacagcagctccatcagccacttcctcctgctgccattggcagacacgcggcagctgcagctcctgcacttctgcctcttcctgggcatctccctggctgccctcctgggcaacggcctcatcatcagcgccgtagcctgcggccaccacctgcacacccccatgttcttcttcctgctcaacctggccctcactgacctgggctgcatctgcaccactgtgcccaaagccatgcacaattccctctgggacaccaggaacatctcctatAAAGGATGTGTCatccagctttttttctttctgtttttcatttcatcaGAGCTTtccctcctgaccatcatgtgctacgaccgctacgtgtccatctgcaaacccctgcactacgggaccctcctgggcagcagagcttgtgcccacatggcagcagctgcctgggccagtggctttttctattcactgctgcacacggccaatacattttccctgcccctgtgccatggcaatgccttaggccagttcttctgtgaaatcccacagattCTCAAACTCTCCTGCTTAGACTCCTACCTCAGGGAACTTGGGCTCATTGCTGTTAGTGTTTGTTTGGtatttggttgttttgtgttcattgttttctcctatgtgcagatcttcagggccgtgctgaggatcccctctgagcagggacggcacaaatccttttccacctgcctccctcacctggctgtggtctccctgTTTATCAGCACTGTATTCTTTGCCTacctgaagcccccctccatGTCCTCCCCATCTCTGGATCTGTcactgtcagttctgtactcagtggtgcctccaaccctgaaccccctcatctacagcctgaggaaccaggagctcaaggaTGGCTTGAGGAAAAttattatgaatatttttcGGAAGGAATAA